The window TCTAGGCAGCATCTGTTATGACTGCAGTCTTGGATCTACTGTGACAGTCCCTGTTTTGTCCAGTCTACATAATGCTAGTGGTTCTCACAATCCCTTTTACTCTGAGCTTACTGAGAATATTGTAGGCATTATCTCCTTGAATCCTCATAGCGTCCCCGTGAGGTATGTAGTGTTGTATATCATTTTCACAAAGTAGTTGATGGCGCCCGGAATTGAACCCAATGACAGCCTGACTCTAAGTCCTTACTCTTAACCAGCTTGACCTCAAGGGGCAGGCTGGGTTTTCCTCATGGAAGCTTGGTTGCAGATTTCTCTTTCCAGGTAGAGTTGAGAAGACTTTGTTGCCTAGGGCAAGGCAGGAGCTGTCCATGGTTCTGAGGAGGAACCGGGGGAAGAGGTGAAGGAAGGACACTTGGTCTTTCTTCTTGCCAGGGACAGAAACTCCTGACTTCAGTAGCCCCTTGGAAGATGAGACCTTGCCTCAGAATGGGGAGGTGCTAGAACCAGAAGCCGAGGAGGCCCCTGCTGGGGAGCGGATGCCActaaaggaagaggaagaaggaggctCTGGAAGCGAAGATGACCCCGAGGAAGAGGAGGCTGTGGAGTCAGACTCAGCCTTGGATGTGGTGGACAAGGACCTTCAGTGTCCTAAGGAAGAGGACACAGTCAAACTGGAGGGCAGCCCTGGATGCAAGACCTGCGGTTACCTCCTGGTGAGGAGAGCTAAGAGGTTTGACAAAGCTCAGGTGAGTGgcctggggctgaggctgggcaggggaggaggcaggggacatGTCTTCAGCTTCCGTGGCTctggttcttttcctttttgaggGTTCTTGGGTGTCAGGAGAGGCTGAGGCCTCCAGAGGGTGTGGGGTAGGATGGAGTAGGGTGGGGCGTGTGGAAACCTGATGCATTTTGTATGTGACCTTATTCTtggtatttatatatttgaaatcttttttttttttttttttggtggtggtggtgatactggggtttgaacccagggcttcacacgtaCTGTGTTGTATTTTGTTCTCTAGTCTTCAAAATAGCTGTGGCGGGGGAGGTAGGGCATACGTTTTGGAGACTCGGAGGCTCAAGGCTGTGGTCTCGGGAATTCCTGTATGAAGGACACTgcattctccctctttctttctgccCTGAAGTTGGTTTGTCGGAGGTGCTACCGGGGCAACCTTGCCTCCATCCACAGCTTCAGCGTCAACTACCGAATCCAGTTCTCTGTCAGGGGGCTCAACCAGGGTCAAGTCTGGATCGGAGGCAGGATCGCGGGCAGGGTAAGAGGAGTGTCAGCACCTGCAGACCCAGCCGGAGCCCagcttgctctgtgtgtgtgtctgtgcttCTGCTCCAGGAGCCTCTGAagggctggggaaggaaggatacCTGGATGAGGCACCCAGGGGCTGCCCAGGCATTGGCAAGAGCCAAGGACTTAGAATCAGGAGGTTTGGGTTCACGTTCCTCTTGGCCTTTATCTCATAAACTGGGCAAGACTGTGACCTGTTTCCTTACCTCGAGGACGGGGTCAACATAAGGGTGATTATGTCACTGGGATTCCCAGAATGCAATGGCTATGACCACTGTGGATCAACAGTGCAGTTGACTAGGACAATGTCCATTGTGGCCAAGGGCCAAtggacaggaagcaggaagcaggaggagtTGGCAAGGTCAGCACCAGCTCTGTCTCTCcacttccctctgtccctcctcagcCTGCCACTTCTCCTACCTTCCCTAGGGCCACTGTAAAAGCTTCCGCTGGGTTGATGGCAGCTCCTGGAACTTTGCATACTGGGCTGCTGGCCAGccctgggcctgtggtggcagaTGTGTGGCCCTGTGTACCCGAGGTGAGATGGGCTAGGGACTGAATGATGGGAAGTTCTGGGAGGTGCACAAGGAGGCAGCTCTAGCGGGAGAGTTTGGCTCTCCAGGAAGAGGCCTCCTGGGTCTTTGGATACTATCTCCATTGAGGCATGGGGCTGGTGACAGGGGGCTGGGGATCTTCTTGGGGAGATAAGGAGGGGTGGACAAGAGGCTGAAGCTCCTTCTTGTTCTGCCTTCTCAGGAGGCCGCTGGCGTAGATCTCACTGTAGAAAAAGACTTCCCTTTATCTGTTCCTACTGAGCTGGTCCTAGCCAGGAGCTGGAATCGGCCTCCCCGTGGGCGGctgcctcccctctcctgcctcccacccttcccactaCCTCCCTGCAATAAAATTGCTATACCAAAACAGGTTCCTTTTTTCTGAGATCATTGGTCCACGCTGCTTAGCCTCACCTTGGACTTTCTGCCTTACGATCCCAACCCACTCCACACCTTTCATGGGAGGGTTTAGAAGTTACTGCTCCTCAAGGATGGAGGGTGGGGTAGGGTCTGTGGGGCCTTCCAGTGACAGCAGAATGGGCTCAGGTGGCTCTCATAACAGAAGATCCAATTACTGGGCACCTATGTAGCAGGTGTGGCCAGGAACCCCAGCTTCATCTTCCAGAACTTCTGGAGCTTCAGGTGGGGCTCCCAGTGGCTTGTATATACATCTCTGTGTCCAAGGGCATTTTTCACTCATTCTTCCCAACCCCAGAACTGCTGTGGGCTTGATGTGATTGGAAACTGACACACCCCTGGGAATAGTGGACAACTCTCAGGAGTGGATATATAAGCACCCCAGCCCCTTGCCCCTTAAATGGAATAGATCCATGGCATGTATTTGGTACTATTTCTCAGTTAC of the Sciurus carolinensis chromosome 11, mSciCar1.2, whole genome shotgun sequence genome contains:
- the Prg2 gene encoding bone marrow proteoglycan, yielding MEQDVGRDEMKRRTETPDFSSPLEDETLPQNGEVLEPEAEEAPAGERMPLKEEEEGGSGSEDDPEEEEAVESDSALDVVDKDLQCPKEEDTVKLEGSPGCKTCGYLLVRRAKRFDKAQLVCRRCYRGNLASIHSFSVNYRIQFSVRGLNQGQVWIGGRIAGRGHCKSFRWVDGSSWNFAYWAAGQPWACGGRCVALCTRGGRWRRSHCRKRLPFICSY